The following are encoded together in the Streptomyces sp. NBC_00358 genome:
- a CDS encoding GtrA family protein → MATPPVVGPRSAPETPKVRRLFLEVARFSVVGGSGVAVNIVFFNLALHGLKWAPMVATVIASCVAMGTNYLGFRFFAYRDRASRTRRQIALFFAFSGLGVVMESALFYLGYHGLGMSGPLGANIAKALSIVLASAFRFVVYRTWVFQHAKNSR, encoded by the coding sequence GTGGCGACCCCTCCAGTCGTGGGCCCCCGGAGTGCCCCGGAGACCCCGAAAGTCCGCCGGCTCTTCCTGGAAGTGGCCCGGTTCTCGGTTGTCGGCGGCAGCGGGGTCGCCGTCAACATCGTCTTCTTCAACCTGGCGCTGCACGGTCTGAAGTGGGCTCCGATGGTCGCCACGGTGATCGCCAGCTGTGTCGCCATGGGGACGAACTACCTCGGCTTCCGCTTCTTCGCCTACCGGGACCGGGCCTCGCGCACCCGGCGCCAGATCGCCCTCTTCTTCGCGTTCAGCGGGCTCGGCGTCGTCATGGAGAGCGCGCTGTTCTATCTCGGCTATCACGGCCTGGGGATGAGCGGTCCGCTCGGCGCGAACATCGCCAAGGCGCTGTCGATCGTGCTGGCCTCGGCGTTCCGCTTCGTGGTCTACCGGACCTGGGTGTTCCAACACGCGAAGAACAGCCGCTAG
- a CDS encoding bifunctional glycosyltransferase/CDP-glycerol:glycerophosphate glycerophosphotransferase, whose product MNVDQRREFAEDGTEPAASPAGSSGTGPERPAVSVVVIVYNDAARLPTAVRSVLDQTLHDVEVVIVDDRSTDGSYEVARGLAAAHPDRVRAHQLPENSGGCGAPRNRGITEARGTYLLFLDSDDVLERNACRNMLEAAEATGADLVSGLCVRVHVDSRTGKEVKWYPWLYESTRTLESISELPDLLVFDTLSTNKCYRRRFLLDEGLRFPVGIHYEDLLFSAQAYATAARITLIPNRVYDWRVADKAAAKSISNRRDEIANFTHRMEIHRRVDRLLADRGLLELKFAKDVKFLKHDLVLHLRELPFRDAAFREEFAAIARQYLESIDRAAFDEAEPIHAICAYLLQVSDWDNLLPAVDTLANRDKISSPLVERDGRVYWCAEHLDDPFGRHVLDVTDLGHHVRPVDKMFLRNALTSYDSTGGTVRLAGRITNPLGVIPPGARLTGRLEFYARRPGVRFQTFRFPVANVWHAGDHVAWEGSVDLAAVRPLGIVDAVWDVRLHLDVDGVRTTTRLTAAEPELAAGQLPIRPRLTRLVADRIEPVVSSRGHLSFRLVPDKKANVLVQRGVHGRAGTLAKTGYRKARSLRKELTSGETKIRLYHEVFSRLPVRKGLVVFESHLGRQYSDSPRAIYEEMRRQGLEFEPVWAHTGDPAGFPDDATLVRRWSLPYLRALAQAEYWVDNQSYPLKLAKRPHTTYIQTWHGSALKRMGFDEAEWKLKSREEQAEQQRTLDRFDRFLIRSEHDVRTLARAFRLQERTLLRVGYPRNDALVRARQREEAGGQRERGPLAAELGIPEDKQILLYAPTFRSRDGGQRRFELPFDVERFADTFGDRYVLLVRSHYLNHVVLPPSVRGRVLDVTAHHDMTPLLALADGLITDYSSVMFDYALLDRPLFFFAYDYDAYVHEDRGTYFDLLERAPGPVVRTEDELHAVLGSLEEQAVKYAPRREQFTADFGEYDTGTAARSVVDQFFAQWRRG is encoded by the coding sequence ATGAATGTGGATCAACGCCGTGAGTTCGCCGAAGACGGGACCGAGCCCGCCGCCTCCCCGGCCGGGTCCTCCGGGACCGGGCCGGAGCGGCCCGCCGTCTCCGTGGTCGTCATCGTCTACAACGACGCCGCCCGGCTGCCCACCGCCGTCCGCTCCGTCCTGGACCAGACACTGCACGACGTAGAGGTCGTCATCGTCGACGACCGGAGCACCGACGGCTCGTACGAGGTGGCGCGCGGACTGGCCGCCGCGCACCCGGACCGCGTCCGCGCCCACCAGTTGCCCGAGAACAGCGGCGGCTGCGGCGCCCCCCGCAACCGCGGCATCACCGAGGCGCGCGGCACCTACCTCCTCTTCCTCGACAGCGACGACGTCCTGGAGCGCAACGCCTGCCGCAACATGCTGGAGGCCGCCGAGGCCACCGGCGCCGACCTGGTCTCCGGCCTGTGTGTGCGCGTGCACGTCGACTCGCGCACCGGCAAGGAGGTCAAGTGGTACCCCTGGCTGTACGAGAGCACCCGCACCCTGGAGTCGATCTCCGAGCTGCCCGACCTACTGGTCTTCGACACCCTGTCGACCAACAAGTGCTACCGCCGGCGGTTCCTGCTCGACGAGGGACTGCGCTTCCCGGTCGGCATCCACTACGAGGACCTGCTCTTCTCCGCCCAGGCGTACGCCACGGCCGCCCGCATCACCCTCATCCCCAACCGGGTCTACGACTGGAGGGTCGCCGACAAGGCGGCGGCGAAGTCCATCAGCAACCGGCGCGACGAGATCGCCAACTTCACCCACCGCATGGAGATCCACCGGCGGGTCGACCGACTCCTCGCGGACCGGGGGCTCCTGGAGCTGAAGTTCGCCAAGGACGTCAAGTTCCTCAAGCACGACCTCGTCCTGCACCTGCGGGAACTGCCCTTCCGGGACGCGGCCTTCCGCGAGGAGTTCGCGGCGATCGCCCGGCAGTACCTGGAGTCGATCGACCGCGCCGCCTTCGACGAGGCCGAGCCCATCCACGCCATCTGCGCCTATCTCCTGCAGGTCAGCGACTGGGACAACCTGCTGCCCGCCGTGGACACGCTCGCCAACCGCGACAAGATCTCCTCGCCGCTCGTCGAGCGCGACGGACGCGTGTACTGGTGCGCCGAACATCTCGACGACCCCTTCGGCCGGCACGTCCTGGACGTCACCGACCTCGGCCACCATGTCAGGCCGGTCGACAAGATGTTCCTGCGCAACGCGCTGACCTCGTACGACAGCACCGGCGGGACCGTCCGGCTGGCCGGGCGCATCACCAACCCGCTCGGTGTGATCCCGCCCGGCGCCCGGCTCACCGGACGGCTGGAGTTCTACGCCCGCCGTCCCGGGGTGCGCTTCCAGACCTTCCGCTTCCCCGTGGCGAACGTGTGGCACGCGGGCGACCATGTCGCCTGGGAGGGTTCCGTAGACCTGGCCGCCGTGCGGCCGCTGGGCATCGTGGACGCGGTGTGGGACGTACGGCTGCACCTCGACGTCGACGGCGTACGCACCACCACCCGGCTCACCGCGGCCGAACCCGAGCTGGCCGCAGGGCAGTTGCCCATCCGGCCCCGGCTCACCAGGTTGGTCGCCGACCGGATCGAACCGGTCGTCTCCTCGCGCGGACACCTCTCCTTCCGGCTGGTCCCCGACAAGAAGGCGAACGTCCTCGTGCAGCGCGGAGTGCACGGCCGGGCCGGCACGCTCGCCAAGACGGGCTACCGCAAGGCGCGCTCCCTGCGCAAGGAGCTCACCTCGGGGGAGACCAAAATCCGCCTGTACCACGAGGTGTTCAGCCGGCTGCCCGTCCGGAAGGGGCTCGTCGTCTTCGAGAGCCACCTGGGCCGCCAGTACAGCGACAGCCCCCGGGCGATCTACGAGGAGATGCGCCGCCAGGGCCTGGAGTTCGAACCGGTCTGGGCGCACACCGGCGATCCGGCCGGCTTCCCGGACGACGCCACGCTCGTACGCCGCTGGTCGCTGCCGTATCTCAGGGCGCTCGCGCAGGCCGAGTACTGGGTCGACAACCAGAGCTACCCGCTGAAGCTGGCCAAGCGGCCGCACACGACGTACATCCAGACCTGGCACGGATCCGCGCTCAAACGGATGGGCTTCGACGAGGCCGAGTGGAAGCTCAAGTCCCGTGAGGAGCAGGCCGAACAGCAGCGCACGCTGGACCGCTTCGACCGGTTCTTGATCCGCTCCGAGCACGATGTGCGCACCCTCGCGCGGGCGTTCCGGCTCCAGGAGCGGACCCTGCTGCGGGTCGGCTATCCGCGCAACGACGCGCTCGTGCGGGCGAGACAGCGGGAGGAGGCCGGGGGACAGCGTGAACGCGGTCCGCTGGCCGCCGAGTTGGGCATCCCCGAGGACAAGCAGATCCTTCTCTACGCCCCGACCTTCCGCAGCCGCGACGGCGGACAGCGGAGGTTCGAGCTGCCCTTCGACGTCGAGCGCTTCGCCGACACCTTCGGCGACCGCTACGTCCTCCTCGTCCGCTCCCACTACCTGAACCACGTCGTGCTCCCGCCCTCCGTGCGCGGTCGTGTCCTCGACGTCACCGCGCACCACGACATGACCCCGCTGCTCGCCCTCGCCGACGGACTGATCACCGACTACTCGTCCGTGATGTTCGACTACGCCCTCCTCGACCGCCCCCTGTTCTTCTTCGCGTACGACTACGACGCGTATGTGCACGAGGACCGAGGCACCTACTTCGACCTGCTGGAGCGGGCCCCGGGACCCGTGGTGCGCACCGAGGACGAACTGCACGCGGTGCTCGGCTCGTTGGAGGAGCAGGCAGTCAAGTACGCGCCCAGACGCGAGCAGTTCACCGCCGACTTCGGCGAATACGACACAGGGACGGCGGCCCGCAGTGTCGTCGACCAGTTCTTCGCTCAATGGAGGCGTGGATGA
- a CDS encoding glycosyltransferase, whose translation MTGPAQRDIFFVSNSVDELGGVTSWSHQMARLFTERGHRVRVVGITEPAVPQELGELPYPTTTLYDVHPPRVGSARGLKGRLDIAERRLRAERAAGMRERAAELTALFRAARPGAVVIVTQVWAMEWVELADTAGLTVIGMSHESYEYSRTTSRFRRVLKHYRDVDRMLALTREDADLWIGQGMNNASFMPNPLPFMPEVPSPRTGNVVVSVGRLTDQKGIDMLLDAWAEAAPRHPDWKLRIYGSGEDEEILRKQCTALGLDDSVDWMGRTSDVPGALRGGSVFVLSSRGEGFPLALMEAMATGLPCAAFDCAPGVHEIVRDGEDGLLATLGNTGELARRLDTLMSDKALRDSMGEAARVNVQRFTTDEVVRKWEELFAFLER comes from the coding sequence ATGACCGGCCCTGCTCAGCGGGACATCTTCTTCGTCTCCAACAGCGTCGACGAGCTGGGCGGGGTGACCAGTTGGTCGCACCAGATGGCCCGGCTGTTCACCGAGCGCGGTCACCGCGTGCGTGTCGTGGGCATCACCGAGCCCGCCGTTCCCCAGGAACTGGGCGAACTCCCGTACCCCACCACGACGCTGTACGACGTCCACCCGCCCCGGGTCGGATCGGCGCGCGGACTCAAGGGGCGGCTCGACATCGCCGAGCGGAGGCTGCGGGCCGAGCGCGCGGCGGGCATGCGGGAGCGGGCCGCCGAGCTGACCGCGCTGTTCCGGGCCGCGCGGCCCGGCGCCGTCGTGATCGTCACCCAGGTGTGGGCCATGGAATGGGTGGAGCTCGCCGACACCGCGGGCCTGACCGTCATCGGGATGAGCCACGAGTCCTACGAATACTCCCGGACGACCTCGCGCTTCAGGCGGGTCCTGAAGCACTACCGGGACGTCGACCGGATGCTGGCCCTCACCCGCGAGGACGCCGACCTGTGGATCGGGCAGGGCATGAACAACGCGTCCTTCATGCCGAACCCCCTTCCGTTCATGCCCGAGGTGCCCTCGCCGCGCACCGGGAACGTCGTCGTCAGCGTCGGCCGGCTGACCGACCAGAAGGGCATCGACATGCTCCTCGACGCCTGGGCCGAGGCCGCCCCGCGCCATCCCGACTGGAAGCTGCGGATCTACGGCTCGGGCGAGGACGAGGAGATCCTGAGGAAGCAGTGCACGGCCCTCGGGCTCGACGACTCCGTGGACTGGATGGGGCGGACGAGCGATGTGCCCGGAGCGCTGCGCGGCGGCTCGGTCTTCGTGCTGTCCTCGCGGGGCGAGGGCTTCCCGCTCGCCCTCATGGAGGCCATGGCCACCGGCCTGCCGTGTGCCGCCTTCGACTGCGCGCCCGGCGTCCACGAGATCGTCCGGGACGGCGAGGACGGGCTCCTCGCCACCCTCGGCAACACCGGTGAACTGGCCCGCCGGCTGGACACGCTGATGTCCGACAAGGCCCTGCGGGACTCCATGGGCGAGGCGGCGCGCGTGAACGTCCAGCGCTTCACGACGGACGAGGTCGTCCGCAAGTGGGAGGAGCTGTTCGCGTTCCTGGAGCGCTGA
- a CDS encoding ABC transporter ATP-binding protein, whose protein sequence is MQPQNAESAGPAPVADAERIPTVIADHVDIVYRVNGTGAGRGSATAALNRIMRREKAEKASGVRKVHAVKCVSFTAYRGEAIGLIGTNGSGKSTLLKAVAGLLPVENGKIYTDGQPSLLGVNAALMNDLTGERNVYLGGLAMGMSREQVRDRYQEIVDFSGINEKGDFITLPMRTYSSGMAARLRFSIAAAKDHDVLMIDEALATGDRSFQKRSEARIRELRKTAGTVFLVSHNNKSIRDTCDRVLWLERGELRMDGLTEDVLKEYEKFTGK, encoded by the coding sequence ATCCAGCCGCAGAACGCCGAGAGCGCCGGCCCCGCCCCCGTGGCCGACGCCGAGCGCATCCCGACCGTCATCGCGGACCACGTCGACATCGTGTACCGCGTCAACGGCACCGGTGCCGGGCGCGGCAGCGCCACGGCCGCCCTCAACCGCATCATGCGCCGCGAGAAGGCCGAGAAGGCGTCGGGCGTCCGCAAGGTGCACGCCGTCAAGTGCGTCTCCTTCACCGCCTACCGCGGCGAGGCGATCGGCCTGATCGGCACCAACGGCTCCGGCAAGTCCACGCTGCTCAAGGCGGTCGCGGGCCTGCTCCCGGTGGAGAACGGCAAGATCTACACCGACGGCCAGCCCTCGCTGCTCGGCGTGAACGCGGCCCTGATGAACGACCTCACCGGCGAGCGGAACGTCTACCTCGGCGGTCTCGCCATGGGCATGTCCCGCGAGCAGGTCAGGGACCGCTACCAGGAGATCGTCGACTTCTCGGGCATCAACGAGAAGGGCGACTTCATCACCCTGCCGATGCGGACCTACTCCTCCGGCATGGCGGCCCGGCTGCGCTTCTCCATCGCGGCGGCCAAGGACCACGACGTCCTGATGATCGACGAGGCCCTGGCGACCGGCGACCGCTCCTTCCAGAAGCGCTCCGAGGCCCGCATCCGCGAGCTGCGCAAGACCGCGGGAACGGTCTTCCTGGTCAGCCACAACAACAAGTCGATCCGCGACACCTGCGACCGCGTGCTGTGGCTGGAGCGCGGCGAGCTGCGCATGGACGGCCTGACCGAGGACGTCCTCAAGGAGTACGAGAAGTTCACGGGCAAGTAG
- a CDS encoding ABC transporter permease: MSQVLNTPPPTASPASHADDAAALAARYGLTVSGARPSLPAYVRQLWARRHFITAFATAKLTSQYSQAKLGQVWQVATPLLNAAVYYFIFGVLLGTKHGVPDYIPFLVTGVFIWTFTQSSIMAGTRAISGSLGLVRALHFPRAALPVSYAIQQLQQLLFSMAALVVILLCFGVPMSASWLLALPILVLQFTFNAGVAMIMARMGAKTPDIAQLMPFILRTWMYVSGVMWSIDKVLSHSNLPHWAMVALESNPAAVYIDLMRYALIDSFHAHQLPHHVWALAVGWAVVVGVGGFIYFWKAEETYGRG; the protein is encoded by the coding sequence GTGAGCCAGGTTCTCAACACACCGCCCCCGACAGCGTCGCCGGCCTCCCACGCCGACGACGCCGCGGCCCTCGCCGCCCGGTACGGCCTCACCGTCAGCGGCGCGCGCCCGAGCCTGCCCGCGTATGTCCGCCAGCTGTGGGCACGGCGCCACTTCATCACGGCGTTCGCCACGGCCAAGCTCACCTCGCAGTACAGCCAGGCCAAGCTCGGCCAGGTCTGGCAGGTGGCGACTCCGCTGCTGAACGCGGCTGTCTACTACTTCATCTTCGGTGTCCTGCTCGGCACCAAGCACGGCGTGCCGGACTACATCCCGTTCCTGGTCACCGGCGTCTTCATCTGGACCTTCACGCAGAGCTCGATCATGGCGGGCACCCGGGCGATCTCCGGCAGCCTCGGCCTGGTCCGCGCCCTGCACTTCCCCCGCGCCGCGCTGCCGGTGTCGTACGCCATCCAGCAGCTCCAGCAGCTCCTGTTCTCGATGGCCGCGCTGGTCGTCATCCTGCTGTGCTTCGGCGTCCCGATGAGCGCCTCGTGGCTGCTCGCGCTGCCCATCCTGGTGCTCCAGTTCACGTTCAACGCGGGCGTCGCGATGATCATGGCGCGGATGGGTGCCAAGACCCCGGACATCGCGCAGCTCATGCCGTTCATCCTGCGTACCTGGATGTACGTCTCGGGCGTCATGTGGAGCATCGACAAGGTGCTCAGCCACAGCAATCTGCCGCACTGGGCGATGGTCGCGCTGGAGAGCAACCCGGCGGCCGTCTACATCGACCTGATGCGCTACGCGCTGATCGACAGCTTCCACGCGCACCAGCTCCCGCACCATGTCTGGGCACTCGCGGTGGGCTGGGCGGTGGTCGTCGGCGTCGGCGGCTTCATCTACTTCTGGAAGGCTGAGGAGACGTACGGCCGTGGCTGA
- a CDS encoding TetR/AcrR family transcriptional regulator, which translates to MTTNADTAASAATPAPAAGKAPRRRAPAGAAVLREDVTEAIRAAVFEELASVGYARMSIEGIARRAGVGKTAVYRRWRSKLHLVLDLVSAVAVQGLPAPDTGSLEGDLRLLYEVTSRALRHPVAGQIIPDLQAEAARNPEIADAMQQALREGQQSVSSGIVASATARGEIREGADVELALDLMSGPLYWRAVVVRGPKVPKGYLASLARATAAALKAL; encoded by the coding sequence ATGACGACGAACGCCGATACAGCCGCGAGTGCCGCCACGCCCGCGCCTGCCGCCGGGAAGGCCCCGCGTCGCCGGGCTCCCGCCGGTGCGGCCGTCCTGCGGGAGGATGTCACCGAGGCCATCCGCGCCGCCGTCTTCGAGGAACTCGCCTCCGTCGGCTACGCCCGGATGTCCATCGAGGGCATCGCCCGTCGTGCGGGCGTCGGCAAGACCGCGGTGTACCGGCGCTGGCGCTCCAAGCTCCATCTCGTGCTCGACCTGGTCTCGGCGGTCGCGGTGCAGGGTCTTCCCGCTCCGGACACGGGCTCCTTGGAAGGCGACCTGCGGCTCCTGTACGAGGTCACCTCGCGCGCCCTGCGGCACCCGGTCGCCGGCCAGATCATCCCCGACCTGCAGGCCGAGGCGGCCCGCAACCCCGAGATCGCGGACGCCATGCAGCAGGCGCTGCGGGAGGGCCAGCAGTCGGTGTCGAGCGGGATCGTCGCCTCGGCCACCGCACGCGGCGAGATCCGTGAGGGGGCCGACGTCGAACTCGCGCTGGACCTGATGTCCGGGCCGCTGTACTGGCGGGCGGTGGTGGTCCGCGGGCCCAAGGTGCCCAAGGGCTACCTGGCCAGCCTGGCCCGCGCGACGGCCGCGGCGCTGAAGGCACTCTGA